One Punica granatum isolate Tunisia-2019 chromosome 3, ASM765513v2, whole genome shotgun sequence genomic window carries:
- the LOC116198859 gene encoding uncharacterized protein LOC116198859 — MATVLRTESTHHPSLSTSRGLAAVCASSTSGFSSALSSSVSCGFATDASTPSCAGMRDRFCDQTPSSVHFSVERPVSSVRAVTSSSRSDGGDNARPEMANQKRTCLCSPTTHPGSFRCSMHKNQSGRRGGSRQSAPYGSSRVLNIRRLAMNSSIVRTCGVEGDLMKRAFSALMRPSLHQPRRRTGFEPGLSRLSIMSRADDI, encoded by the coding sequence ATGGCGACGGTATTGAGAACCGAATCTACTCACCATCCCAGTCTGAGCACGAGTCGCGGGTTGGCGGCTGTCTGCGCTTCATCGACCAGTGGCTTCTCCTCCGCGCTTTCATCCTCCGTCTCCTGTGGTTTCGCGACCGATGCGTCGACTCCATCGTGTGCTGGAATGCGGGATAGATTCTGCGATCAGACCCCGTCGTCGGTCCACTTCTCAGTTGAACGTCCAGTCTCCTCTGTCCGTGCAGTTACTTCGAGTAGCCGGAGTGACGGCGGCGACAACGCCAGGCCCGAGATGGCGAATCAGAAGAGGACGTGCCTCTGCTCCCCCACTACGCACCCCGGCTCCTTCAGGTGCTCGATGCACAAAAACCAGAGCGGCCGCCGTGGAGGAAGCCGGCAATCTGCACCGTACGGGTCCAGCAGGGTCTTGAATATCAGGAGATTGGCGATGAATAGTTCGATCGTCAGAACCTGCGGCGTCGAAGGCGATCTTATGAAGAGAGCATTTTCGGCTCTGATGAGGCCCTCCTTGCATCAGCCCCGGCGCCGGACTGGTTTCGAGCCAGGGCTAAGCCGCCTCTCTATCATGTCCAGAGCTGATGACATCTGA